Proteins from a genomic interval of Yarrowia lipolytica chromosome 1E, complete sequence:
- a CDS encoding uncharacterized protein (Compare to YALI0E03234g, similar to Saccharomyces cerevisiae TOK1 (YJL093C); ancestral locus Anc_1.273, some similarities with uniprot|P40310 Saccharomyces cerevisiae YJL093c TOK1 outward-rectifier potassium channel possible transmembrane segment), translating to MGKLHPLHRKPKEEHLKVDPDSKNFKRGLHDREAVGGTNYKIAKNNFKKKHAQHHHHIPHHLHHHVNTTDPAELADTQETLMSLKQVTNTKDIDALDYLNNLEVSVGSSGFATWYMISSSFPLIAAAIGPLANMCAIAALTEAWLEYRDGNIPESDGGTLYNTIKDPAWVTALNAVSLAIGVTANMSMLLNFAGRINYTASQVISICGFGSAAIMLLVLTMVTKFVLLEDDMQLSASYWHGIMTFACYMACSILLFFNEFGHLLGFYGATFNLNQAQRGLMLQNISLAVWTASGAGLFQYLMDLSYPDALYFCHVSILTIGLGDIHPLGNLERALIIPYALIGTLMLGLIISSIRSMIIDSSSKTLAWNHAERNRKKEYHELLKQTVDPEKERELFEKMREFHKQAEKYRTWLNLTVAIITFGAFLCLGAMCFKFVEHWSYWTAVYFCLLCLTTIGYGDVYPQSSVGKAFFIVWSMAAVPMMTILISSMGDTVIAKVVQFTDVFGDWALAFPSLNPYSHNPPPTDPEKGEETATDSENGAKDQASKETEKDPEVKRKISELENDINTIRDLAKALNDVFSNAIEDPLRKYSFEEWREMMHLVGRVPHLVGAGEINRSEVPQYNHEFWAQTRGHSEEPEIPAAPSAAPVKLPPPANDSVEDVDEEIGEIASMIEQEREDELMENAKLEHNLKKSGVSPAHYNDFSEHVDTASLVLPARVRFEEGGNNNLAFLAPKKIDGRPQFWLSDSSPLRFPVRENRVFLKKYINALDETARTMLEKHCRQEPDLSKGNTGVIENCSCESLNEHSRSTNVGDEDVKNNAEPTPEVGGQT from the coding sequence ATGGGAAAACTTCACCCTCTCCACCGAAAGCCCAAAGAGGAGCATTTGAAGGTCGACCCTGACAGTAAAAATTTCAAGCGGGGCTTGCACGACCGAGAAGCCGTTGGAGgaaccaactacaagatCGCCAAGAATaacttcaagaagaagcatgctcaacaccatcaccacattCCCCACCATTTACACCATCATGTCAACACAACAGACCCTGCAGAGCTAGCCGATACCCAGGAGACGCTAATGTCTCTCAAGCAGGTAACCAACACCAAGGACATTGACGCACTCGACTATTTGAACAATTTGGAGGTCAGTGTGGGCTCCTCGGGTTTCGCAACATGGTATATGATTTCATCTTCTTTCCCTCTGATCGCAGCAGCGATTGGACCGCTGGCTAACATGTGTGCCATCGCAGCACTTACCGAGGCTTGGCTGGAGTACAGAGATGGAAACATTCCCGAATCTGATGGAGGTACCCTAtacaacaccatcaaggaccCTGCATGGGTCACAGCTCTGAATGCCGTCTCGCTTGCGATCGGTGTGACTGCCAACATGTCTATGCTTCTCAACTTCGCTGGTCGAATCAATTATACTGCTTCCCAGGTAATCAGTATATGTGGTTTCGGTTCCGCTGCGATTATGCTATTGGTTCTTACTATGGTAACCAAGTTTGtgttgctggaggacgATATGCAGCTGAGTGCATCGTACTGGCATGGCATCATGACGTTTGCTTGTTACATGGCGTGTTCGATTCTGCTATTTTTTAATGAATTTGGTCATCTGCTAGGATTCTATGGTGCAACATTCAACTTAAACCAGGCCCAGCGAGGTCTCATGTTGCAGAATATATCCTTAGCGGTATGGACGGCGTCGGGAGCTGGTCTGTTTCAGTACCTCATGGATCTGTCGTACCCTGACGCGCTGTATTTCTGCCATGTGTCGATCTTGACTATCGGTTTGGGTGACATTCACCCCCTCGGTAACCTCGAACGAGCCCTCATCATTCCATACGCCCTCATTGGTACCCTTATGCTGGGTCTTATTATCTCTTCGATTCGATCCATGATTATCGACTCGTCGTCGAAGACTCTGGCGTGGAACCACGCTGAGCGAAACAGAAAGAAGGAGTACCATGAGTTACTGAAGCAGACTGTTGACCCAGAGAAGGAAAGGGAACTGTTTGAAAAGATGCGAGAGTTCCACAAGCAAGCTGAGAAATATCGAACTTGGCTCAATCTGACTGTGGCTATTATCACATTTGGAGCCTTCCTTTGTCTCGGAGCCATGTGCTTCAAGTTTGTGGAACACTGGAGTTACTGGACTGCTGTGTACTTCTGTCTTCTGTGTCTTACAACAATTGGATATGGTGATGTGTACCCTCAGTCATCAGTTGGTAAGGCATTTTTTATCGTCTGGTCCATGGCTGCTGTTCCCATGATGACTATTCTGATTTCGTCCATGGGAGATACTGTCATCGCGAAGGTTGTGCAGTTCACAGATGTCTTCGGTGACTGGGCTCTCGCGTTCCCCTCTCTGAACCCCTACAGCCACAACCCTCCTCCTACAGACCCTGAAAAGGGAGAGGAGACTGCTACGGACTCGGAGAATGGTGCTAAGGATCAGGCTAGCAAGGAGACAGAAAAGGACCCCGAGGTGAAGCGCAAGATCTCTGAGCTGGAGAATGATATCAATACAATCCGAGATCTGGCCAAGGCGCTTAATGATGTCTTTTCTAATGCCATTGAGGACCCTCTTCGAAAGTACTCCTTTGAAGAATGGCGTGAGATGATGCATCTCGTTGGAAGAGTTCCCCATCTTGTTGGAGCTGGTGAGATCAACCGATCTGAAGTTCCCCAATACAATCACGAGTTCTGGGCACAAACCAGAGGTCACTCGGAGGAGCCTGAAATCCCAGCAGCACCCTCGGCCGCACCTGTCAAACTCCCGCCTCCGGCTAACGACTCTGTGGAAGATGTGGATGAGGAGATCGGAGAGATTGCTAGCATGATTGAACAGGAACGGGAAGATGAGTTGATGGAGAACGCCAAGCTTGAACATAACCTCAAGAAAAGCGGTGTTTCTCCGGCTCATTACAATGACTTCTCCGAGCACGTGGACACGGCTAGTCTGGTTTTACCTGCCCGTGTTCGGTTTGAGGAAGGAGGAAACAACAATCTTGCATTTTTGGcgcccaagaagattgacgGTCGGCCTCAGTTCTGGTTGTCAGACTCTTCTCCGTTGCGATTCCCTGTTCGTGAGAACCGAGTGTTCCTCAAGAAGTACATTAATGCTCTGGACGAGACTGCTCGTACAATGTTAGAGAAGCATTGTCGTCAGGAACCTGATCTCTCCAAGGGTAACACCGGGGTTATTGAGAACTGCTCCTGTGAATCTCTTAACGAACACAGTCGCTCAACcaatgttggtgatgaagatgtcAAAAACAACGCGGAGCCTACCCCCGAAGTGGGGGGTCAAACCTGA